A stretch of Pseudomonas sp. LS.1a DNA encodes these proteins:
- the hutU gene encoding urocanate hydratase: MTDNNKYRDVEIRAPRGNKLTAKSWLTEAPLRMLMNNLDPQVAENPKELVVYGGIGRAARNWACYDKIVETLTRLEDDETLLVQSGKPVGVFKTHSNAPRVLIANSNLVPHWANWEHFNELDAKGLAMYGQMTAGSWIYIGSQGIVQGTYETFVEAGRQHYGGSLKGKWVLTAGLGGMGGAQPLAATLAGACSLNIECQQSRIDFRLETRYVDEQATDLDDALARIAKYTAEGKAISIALHGNAAEILPELVKRGVRPDMVTDQTSAHDPLNGYLPAGWTWEQYRDRAQTEPAAVVKAAKQSMAVHVQAMLDFQKQGIPTFDYGNNIRQMAKEEGVTNAFDFPGFVPAYIRPLFCRGIGPFRWAALSGDAEDIYKTDAKVKELIPDDAHLHRWLDMARERISFQGLPARICWVGLGLRAKLGLAFNEMVRSGELSAPIVIGRDHLDSGSVSSPNRETEAMRDGSDAVSDWPLLNALLNTAGGATWVSLHHGGGVGMGFSQHSGMVIVCDGTDEAAARIARVLTNDPGTGVMRHADAGYDIAIDCAKEQGLDLPMITG; this comes from the coding sequence GTGACCGACAACAACAAATACCGTGACGTTGAGATCCGTGCCCCACGTGGCAACAAGCTGACTGCCAAAAGCTGGCTGACCGAAGCGCCACTGCGCATGCTGATGAACAACCTCGATCCACAGGTCGCGGAAAACCCGAAAGAACTGGTGGTGTACGGCGGTATCGGCCGTGCCGCGCGCAACTGGGCCTGCTACGACAAGATCGTCGAGACCCTGACCCGCCTGGAAGACGACGAAACCCTGCTGGTACAGTCGGGCAAGCCGGTTGGCGTGTTCAAGACCCACAGCAACGCCCCGCGCGTGCTGATCGCCAACTCCAACCTGGTGCCGCACTGGGCCAACTGGGAACACTTCAACGAACTGGACGCCAAGGGCCTGGCCATGTACGGCCAGATGACCGCCGGCAGCTGGATCTACATCGGCAGCCAGGGCATCGTCCAGGGCACCTACGAAACCTTCGTCGAAGCCGGTCGCCAGCATTACGGCGGCAGCCTGAAAGGCAAGTGGGTACTGACCGCCGGCCTGGGTGGCATGGGCGGCGCGCAGCCTCTGGCCGCCACCCTGGCCGGTGCCTGCTCGCTGAACATCGAATGCCAGCAGAGCCGCATCGACTTCCGCCTGGAAACCCGCTACGTCGACGAGCAGGCCACTGACCTCGACGACGCCCTGGCACGCATCGCCAAGTACACCGCCGAAGGCAAGGCCATCTCCATTGCCCTGCACGGCAACGCTGCCGAAATCCTGCCAGAGCTGGTCAAGCGTGGCGTGCGCCCGGACATGGTCACCGACCAGACCAGCGCCCACGACCCACTGAACGGCTACCTGCCGGCCGGCTGGACCTGGGAACAATACCGCGACCGTGCGCAGACCGAACCGGCTGCCGTGGTCAAGGCCGCCAAGCAGTCGATGGCCGTACATGTTCAAGCCATGCTCGACTTCCAGAAGCAGGGTATCCCGACCTTCGACTACGGCAACAACATCCGCCAGATGGCCAAGGAAGAAGGCGTGACCAATGCCTTCGACTTCCCGGGCTTCGTGCCGGCCTACATCCGCCCGCTGTTCTGCCGTGGCATCGGCCCGTTCCGCTGGGCGGCGCTGTCCGGTGATGCCGAAGACATCTACAAGACCGACGCCAAGGTCAAGGAACTGATCCCCGACGACGCCCACCTGCACCGCTGGCTGGACATGGCCCGCGAGCGCATCAGCTTCCAGGGCCTGCCGGCACGTATCTGCTGGGTTGGCCTGGGCCTGCGCGCCAAGCTGGGCCTGGCGTTCAACGAAATGGTACGCAGCGGCGAGCTGTCGGCACCGATCGTGATCGGCCGTGACCACCTGGACTCCGGTTCGGTGTCCAGCCCCAACCGTGAAACCGAAGCCATGCGTGACGGCTCCGATGCCGTCTCCGACTGGCCGCTGCTCAACGCCCTGCTGAACACCGCCGGCGGTGCTACCTGGGTTTCGCTGCACCACGGTGGTGGCGTGGGCATGGGCTTCTCCCAGCACTCGGGCATGGTCATCGTCTGCGACGGTACCGATGAAGCCGCCGCGCGTATCGCGCGCGTGCTGACCAACGACCCAGGGACCGGTGTAATGCGTCATGCCGATGCCGGTTACGACATCGCCATCGACTGTGCCAAGGAGCAGGGCCTGGACCTGCCGATGATCACTGGCTGA
- a CDS encoding HutD/Ves family protein: MSQLQLLRAQDYPRMPWKNGGGFTEEITRDSGEGLDGFGWRLSIADIEESGGFSTFAGYQRIITVLQGDGMRLLVDGQASRPLLPFDAFAFSGESQVSCKLLGGAIRDFNLIYAPQRYRARLQWFDGTSRLYSSASTVLLFAASSQVEVGIAGRETQRLGLYDCLRLEGNDQLLGLDVQGRCCLIELIPS, translated from the coding sequence ATGAGTCAGCTGCAGTTGTTGCGTGCGCAGGACTACCCGCGCATGCCGTGGAAGAACGGTGGCGGTTTCACCGAAGAAATTACCCGCGACAGTGGCGAGGGCCTGGACGGCTTTGGCTGGCGCCTGTCGATTGCCGATATCGAGGAGTCCGGCGGCTTTTCCACCTTCGCCGGCTACCAGCGGATCATCACCGTGCTGCAGGGCGACGGTATGCGCCTGCTGGTCGACGGCCAGGCCAGCCGGCCGTTGCTGCCGTTCGATGCCTTTGCCTTCAGCGGCGAGAGCCAGGTCAGCTGCAAGCTGCTGGGCGGGGCGATCCGCGATTTCAACCTGATCTATGCACCGCAGCGCTACCGGGCGCGGTTGCAGTGGTTCGATGGCACCAGCCGCTTGTACAGCTCGGCGTCGACGGTGTTGCTGTTCGCAGCCAGCAGCCAGGTCGAGGTTGGCATCGCCGGGCGTGAGACGCAGCGGTTGGGGTTGTATGACTGCTTGCGGCTGGAGGGCAATGACCAGTTGCTGGGGCTGGATGTGCAGGGGCGCTGCTGCCTGATCGAACTCATTCCAAGTTGA